A region from the Lycium barbarum isolate Lr01 chromosome 8, ASM1917538v2, whole genome shotgun sequence genome encodes:
- the LOC132606756 gene encoding alanine--glyoxylate aminotransferase 2 homolog 2, mitochondrial-like — MQRLVTRSAKCVGDVRGLLTQQRCCYSQLGLATSKKDDDHMIINPKMPHFDYSPPPYDGPTGDEILNKRKEFLSPSMFHLYQKPLNLVHGKMQYLFDSNGRRYLDAFGGIATVSCGHCHPDVVEAIVNQTKRLQHSTILYLNHAITDFAEALASKLPGDLKVVFFTNSGTEANELAIMMARQYTNCHDIISLRNAYHGNAGVTMSTTGQSIWKFNIVQSGVHHAINPDPYRGVFGSDGEKYAEDVEDLIQSATSGRCAAFMSEAIQGVGGIVELAPGYLPAAYSTIRKAGGLCIADEVQAGFARTGSNFWGFENQGVVPDIVTMAKGIGNGIPLGAVVTTPEIARVLTPSHHNYFNTFGGNPVCTAAGLAVLKVIEKEKLQENAHVVGSYLKERLMDLKNKHEIVGDVRGRGLLLGVELVTDRKLKTPAKVETLHIMEKMKDMGVLVGKGGFRGNIFRITPPLCFTKEDADFLVDVMDCAMSKI, encoded by the exons ATGCAGAGGCTTGTAACAAGAAGTGCAAAGTGTGTGGGAGATGTACGAGGTTTATTAACACAACAACGTTGTTGTTATTCTCAATTAGGCTTAGCAACATCTAAAAAGGATGATGATCATATGATCATTAATCCTAAGATGCCTCACTTCGACTACTCTCCACCACCATATGATGGACCCACTGGCGATGAAATCTTGAACAAACGAAAGGAGTTTCTTAGCCCTTCTATGTTTCACTTGTATCAAAAACCG CTGAATTTGGTACATGGAAAGATGCAATACTTATTTGACAGCAATGGACGTAGATATCTTGATGCATTTGGAGGAATTGCAACTGTATCTTGTGGGCACTGCCACCCTGATGTGGTAGAGGCTATCGTAAACCAAACCAAACGCTTACAGCACTCAACTATCTTATACCTTAATCACGCGATTACTGATTTTGCTGAGGCACTTGCTTCTAAATTACCTGGTGATCTCAAG GTTGTGTTCTTTACTAATTCTGGGACTGAGGCAAATGAATTAGCAATCATGATGGCAAGACAATACACCAATTGTCATGATATCATCTCTTTAAGGAATGCTTACCATGGAAATGCAGGTGTCACTATGAGCACCACCGGGCAAAGCATATGGAAGTTCAACATAGTACAG AGTGGAGTTCATCATGCCATAAATCCTGATCCATACAGAGGTGTTTTCGGTTCTGATGGGGAGAAGTATGCAGAGGACGTTGAAGATCTTATCCAATCCGCAACATCTGGAAGATGTGCTGCTTTTATGTCTGAAGCTATACAG GGTGTTGGTGGGATAGTTGAATTGGCTCCAGGTTACTTGCCTGCTGCATACAGCACTATACGAAAAGCTGGAGGCCTTTGCATTGCAGATGAGGTTCAAGCTGGATTTGCTCGAACCGGAAGCAACTTCTGGGGATTTGAGAACCAAGGAGTGGTTCCTGACATAGTGACAATGGCAAAA GGCATTGGAAATGGAATACCCCTTGGGGCTGTGGTAACAACTCCCGAGATTGCACGGGTCTTGACTCCTAGTCATCATAATTACTTCAACACATTTGGTGGAAATCCCGTGTGTACTGCTGCAGGACTTGCTGTCCTTAAAGTGATTGAAAaagagaagcttcaagaaaatgCCCATGTTGTTGGTTCCTACTTGAAAGAGCGCCTTATGGATTTAAAAAATAAGCATGAAA TTGTTGGTGATGTGAGGGGAAGAGGACTGCTTCTAGGCGTCGAACTAGTCACTGACCGCAAACTGAAAACTCCTGCAAAAGTTGAAACTCTGCATATCATGGAGAAGATGAAAG ATATGGGAGTACTAGTTGGCAAGGGTGGATTTCGTGGAAATATCTTCAGAATTACTCCTCCACTTTGTTTCACTAAAGAAGATGCAG ATTTTCTAGTTGATGTCATGGATTGTGCAATGTCAAAGATATAA